A genome region from Trueperaceae bacterium includes the following:
- a CDS encoding DUF302 domain-containing protein produces MNAKTLTGTLLGLVVGAILALAIVWFSAPSMMMMVDESPYGFEETVAEFQAAADEAGWSVLEARDMQAVVANHGADVDPVMVFDLCSSRHSIEILEQDDERIVTPMMPCRVSIYETSDGTVHVARMNSGLVARTFGGLISDVMQTASGETEAFIATVVN; encoded by the coding sequence ATGAACGCCAAGACCCTCACCGGTACGCTCCTCGGCCTCGTCGTCGGCGCGATCCTCGCGCTCGCCATCGTCTGGTTCTCCGCCCCGTCGATGATGATGATGGTCGACGAAAGCCCCTACGGCTTCGAAGAGACCGTCGCGGAGTTCCAGGCCGCCGCCGACGAAGCGGGCTGGAGCGTCCTCGAGGCCCGCGACATGCAGGCCGTCGTCGCCAACCACGGCGCCGACGTCGACCCCGTCATGGTCTTCGACCTGTGCTCCTCGCGCCACTCCATCGAAATCCTCGAGCAGGACGACGAACGCATCGTCACGCCGATGATGCCCTGCCGCGTCTCGATCTACGAGACCAGCGACGGCACCGTCCACGTCGCCCGCATGAACTCCGGGCTGGTCGCCCGCACGTTCGGCGGGCTGATCTCCGACGTCATGCAGACCGCCTCGGGCGAAACCGAAGCGTTCATCGCCACCGTCGTGAACTGA